In Astatotilapia calliptera chromosome 20, fAstCal1.2, whole genome shotgun sequence, one genomic interval encodes:
- the crebzf gene encoding CREB/ATF bZIP transcription factor isoform X2, translating to MITRRSRTVTNTKVQSPEVEAVDVESMKDLPIPCDGFRVKDVDVAGVELDDLFEDLKWTLDRDASSSLFNIDLADLCVYNTKDGDSGLEASTASSPERYSSDSQNSRQKQSSHVTNKNAIAARLNRLKKKEYVNSLEQKIGMLSTENSTLKIENSQLTKRVEELEDETRYLRAVLANESMLAQLLSRLSGVNGMKLSSSLFQGPNSNEHDYALPRKWARVEEKETSGGVCLHVDKNHVSVEFCTKCAESASTVLKM from the coding sequence ATGATCACTAGAAGAAGTCGCACTGTCACCAACACAAAAGTGCAGTCTCCAGAGGTTGAGGCGGTAGATGTGGAAAGTATGAAAGATCTTCCGATTCCATGTGACGGATTCCGAGTTAAAGATGTGGATGTTGCTGGAGTAGAGCTTGATGACCTGTTTGAAGACTTAAAATGGACACTAGACAGAGATGCTTCATCCTCGCTCTTCAATATTGATTTGGCTGATCTCTGTGTGTACAACACCAAAGATGGAGACTCCGGGCTTGAAGCTTCAACTGCCTCATCTCCTGAGAGATATTCCTCTGACTCCCAGAACAGCAGGCAAAAACAGTCAAGTCACGTGACTAACAAAAATGCAATCGCTGCCAGATTAAATCGTCTCAAGAAGAAGGAATATGTCAATAGCTTGGAGCAGAAGATCGGCATGCTTTCAACGGAAAATAGCACGCTCAAAATAGAAAATTCTCAGCTGACCAAGAGAGTGGAAGAGTTGGAAGATGAAACCAGGTACTTGAGGGCTGTGCTGGCAAATGAGAGCATGTTAGCCCAGCTCTTGTCCAGGCTGAGCGGTGTGAATGGGATGAAATTATCTTCCTCACTTTTCCAGGGGCCCAACTCAAACGAGCACGACTACGCCCTGCCCAGGAAATGGGCCagagtggaggaaaaagaaacatctggTGGCGTGTGTCTTCATGTGGACAAGAATCATGTCTCAGTGGAGTTCTGCACCAAGTGTGCAGAGAGTGCAAGCACGGTGCTCAAAATGTAG
- the crebzf gene encoding CREB/ATF bZIP transcription factor isoform X1 yields the protein MITRRSRTVTNTKVQSPEVEAVDVESMKDLPIPCDGFRVKDVDVAGVELDDLFEDLKWTLDRDASSSLFNIDLADLCVYNTKDGDSGLEASTASSPERYSSDSQNSRQKQSSHVTNKNAIAARLNRLKKKEYVNSLEQKIGMLSTENSTLKIENSQLTKRVEELEDETRYLRAVLANESMLAQLLSRLSGVNGMKLSSSLFQGPNSNEHDYALPRKWARVEEKETSGGVCLHVDKNHVSVEFCTKCAESASTVLKIFF from the exons ATGATCACTAGAAGAAGTCGCACTGTCACCAACACAAAAGTGCAGTCTCCAGAGGTTGAGGCGGTAGATGTGGAAAGTATGAAAGATCTTCCGATTCCATGTGACGGATTCCGAGTTAAAGATGTGGATGTTGCTGGAGTAGAGCTTGATGACCTGTTTGAAGACTTAAAATGGACACTAGACAGAGATGCTTCATCCTCGCTCTTCAATATTGATTTGGCTGATCTCTGTGTGTACAACACCAAAGATGGAGACTCCGGGCTTGAAGCTTCAACTGCCTCATCTCCTGAGAGATATTCCTCTGACTCCCAGAACAGCAGGCAAAAACAGTCAAGTCACGTGACTAACAAAAATGCAATCGCTGCCAGATTAAATCGTCTCAAGAAGAAGGAATATGTCAATAGCTTGGAGCAGAAGATCGGCATGCTTTCAACGGAAAATAGCACGCTCAAAATAGAAAATTCTCAGCTGACCAAGAGAGTGGAAGAGTTGGAAGATGAAACCAGGTACTTGAGGGCTGTGCTGGCAAATGAGAGCATGTTAGCCCAGCTCTTGTCCAGGCTGAGCGGTGTGAATGGGATGAAATTATCTTCCTCACTTTTCCAGGGGCCCAACTCAAACGAGCACGACTACGCCCTGCCCAGGAAATGGGCCagagtggaggaaaaagaaacatctggTGGCGTGTGTCTTCATGTGGACAAGAATCATGTCTCAGTGGAGTTCTGCACCAAGTGTGCAGAGAGTGCAAGCACGGTGCTCAAAAT TTTCTTCTAG